A single Phoenix dactylifera cultivar Barhee BC4 chromosome 1, palm_55x_up_171113_PBpolish2nd_filt_p, whole genome shotgun sequence DNA region contains:
- the LOC120103889 gene encoding LOW QUALITY PROTEIN: carbon catabolite-derepressing protein kinase-like (The sequence of the model RefSeq protein was modified relative to this genomic sequence to represent the inferred CDS: inserted 8 bases in 7 codons), giving the protein MWRFKQFMPKEQAGLEGRTVDVGSLKVHVRNVIAEGGFSCVYLARDAVNSSKQYALKHVICQDGESLDLVMKEISVMKLLKGHPXVVMLVAHAILEXGRTMEAMLVMEFCEKSLVTVLENRGAGYFEEKKILLIFRDVCNAVFAMHCQSPPIAHRDLKAENVLLGADGXWKLCDFGSTSTNHKCGIYTEGKLISEKSRHLGLKCCWSDTSLKKKYVYAKYLRHYHLTSNNIVHHSCVCGDPREMYSDNLALGCLLYRICYFKSAFDGESKLQILNGNYRIPDSPKFSASVTSLIKDMLEASPDARPNITQVWSRVNELLPAELQKRLPGGSTSALNVDYAHLQQMCRMKIHVGIRERTSACLIEPSTSTPSREHIQYSHSSASKVCWDGAHLGAFWTSQLVQDLHTEEDKGPIFDKEPASKMASKHNQRKPENRASPPKEQHLQRSVRRNSPERFDTAPTEDFEIRFSPGGSEQGLEXTRASDPDGIASFQDKAFSTFVAEFDTSKHQSANAASNVNDKSRLGDKGLEAELCRLKEELKQANMEKEEITSKYEKLSAICRXQRQEIQELKRALAASNXSSPAGKDGSKAQTSPGSTQSDTPPREKIGSVWELQQGMFADSPATPSPDPKPWQAFAEEPRCRXTPKSIHPRSVRTVRAANGSRDTTKQAATYSANEPWGFDNDSFRAVPSGSECRGHRFKGILHSGSVAAVK; this is encoded by the exons ATGTGGAGGTTCAAGCAGTTCATGCCAAAAGAACAAGCTGGCCTGGAAGGTCGCACAGTTGATGTTGGCAGTCTGAAAGTCCATGTCCGAAATGTCATAGCGGAAGGGGGATTTTCCTGTGTCTACCTCGCCCGTGATGCTGTAAACTCATCCAAGCAATATGCACTGAAGCACGTGATTTGTCAGGATGGGGAGTCATTGGATCTGGTAATGAAGGAGATTTCAGTGATGAAGCTGCTCAAAGGGCATC ATGTTGTCATGCTTGTTGCGCATGCGATCCTGG TGGGTCGGACGATGGAGGCAATGCTTGTGATGGAGTTCTGTGAGAAGTCATTGGTTACAGTGCTGGAGAACAGAGGGGCAGGATACTTTGAGGAGAAGAagattcttttgattttccgaGATGTTTGCAATGCAGTGTTTGCCATGCATTGCCAGTCTCCACCAATTGCACATAG AGATCTGAAAGCTGAAAATGTTCTACTTGGAGCTGATG CTTGGAAATTGTGCGACTTTGGTAGCACCTCAACCAATCACAA ATGTGGGATCTATACAGAAGGGAAGTTAATCAGTGAGAAAAGTAGACATTTGGG TTTGAAATGTTGTTGGTCTGATACAAGtttaaagaaaaaatatgtTTATGCCAAGTATTTGAGGCATTATCACCTTACTAGTAACAACATAGTGCATCACAGTTGTGTTTGTGGTGATCCAAGGGAAATGTACTCTGATAACCTA GCTCTTGGATGCCTACTGTACAGAATTTGCTACTTTAAATCTGCATTTGATGGCGAATCAAAGCTTCAAATCCTTAATGGAAATTATCGCATCCCAGATTCACCAAAGTTCAGTGCTTCTGTGACGAGTCTTATTAAAGACATGCTTGAAGCCTCTCCAGATGCCAGACCAAACATCACGCAG GTATGGTCCCGTGTTAATGAGCTACTGCCGGCAGAGCTGCAGAAGCGCTTGCCTGGTGGGTCTACATCTGCTTTAAATGTTGACTATGCCCACCTGCAGCAGATGTGCAGGATGAAG ATCCATGTGG GAATTCGAGAGAGAACATCGGCATGCCTCAtagagccctccacctccacaccATCAAGAGAACACATTCAGTACTCGCATTCATCAGCTTCAAAGGTCTGCTGGGATGGCGCACACTTGGGTGCGTTTTGGACCAGCCAGCTTGTGCAAGATTTGCACACTGAAGAGGATAAGGGACCAATATTTGACAAAGAACCAGCTAGCAAAATGGcatccaagcacaatcaaagaAAACCTGAGAATAGAGCTAGTCCTCCAAAAGAACAGCATCTCCAACGGAGTGTCCGTAGGAACTCTCCAGAGAGATTTGACACTGCCCCAACTGAGGACTTTGAAATACGATTTTCTCCTGGTGGCTCAGAGCAAGGTTTAG AAACCAGAGCATCTGATCCTGATGGTATAGCCAGCTTTCAGGACAAGGCATTCAGCACATTTGTGGCTGAGTTTGATACCAGTAAGCACCAGTCTGCAAATGCTGCTAGTAATGTTAACGATAAGAGTAGATTAGGGGACAAGGGTTTGGAAGCAGAGTTAtgcaggctgaaggaagagctgAAGCAAGCTaacatggaaaaagaagaaataacaTCGAAATATGAAAAGTTGTCTGCCATTTGCC TCCAGAGGCAGGAGATCCAGGAGCTGAAGCGTGCCCTCGCTGCCAGCAA CTCATCACCTGCAGGCAAAGACGGTTCAAAGGCCCAGACATCTCCTGGAAGCACGCAGTCGGATACTCCG CCAAGGGAGAAGATAGGATCGGTGTGGGAACTCCAGCAAGGTATGTTTGCCGATAGCCCTGCAACACCCAGCCCAGATCCCAAGCCGTGGCAGGCATTTGCCGAAGAGCCAAGGTGCA GCACACCAAAGAGCATTCACCCTAGATCAGTTCGAACAGTTAGGGCAGCCAATGGCAGCAGAGATACTACCAAGCAAGCCGCCACCTATTCCGCCAATGAACCATGGGGCTTTGACAATGATAGTTTCAGGGCAGTCCCTTCTGGGTCGGAGTGCCGAGGACATCGGTTCAAGGGAATACTTCACAGCGGTTCGGTGGCGGCCGTGAAATGA